From Triticum aestivum cultivar Chinese Spring chromosome 4A, IWGSC CS RefSeq v2.1, whole genome shotgun sequence, a single genomic window includes:
- the LOC123085016 gene encoding uncharacterized protein — protein MATSFDRWEKDPFFLAAEEVQESADRMESVYKIWVQERSGGDSALGGEVGAVELRRELHTALGTAKWQLDELERAIRSNDEVVSAGKDTRALHSNFVAAIGYRILEVENNLNASNVAEGRGTLSWIHLDESERDDLAAFLSATPPQHQDKVVTIPSAGDIQVGSNPTRVRKNISADSSNDSSGSADLSSARAKEDAHRGHRRSVSASADIGSSPMSFPNEREGAAEQSSLGPHRAPLLNIVKACGLPSALKPKPAIKYKKGAVRWAHADKQDLEAAIPLTNPQLGQGLDGYSERSIGYLNTCDGVTYNKKLYGWLGALRKKLQRSQYQIRYGRPAQLILFALAVLIIFVFVFKTIW, from the exons ATGGCGACGTCGTTCGACCGCTGGGAGAaggaccccttcttcctcgccgccgagGAGGTCCAGGAGTCTGCCGATCG GATGGAATCGGTGTACAAGATATGGGtgcaggagaggagcggcggcgaTTCGGCCCTCGGCGGGGAGGTCGGCGCCGTCGAGCTGCGCCGCGAGCTGCACACCGCGCTCGGCACCGCCAAGTGGCAG CTTGATGAATTGGAGCGAGCAATTAGATCAAACGACGAGGTTGTCTCGGCAGGAAAGGATACGAGAGCACTGCATAGTAACTTTGTTGCGGCGATTGGCTATCGCATATTAGAAGTTGAGAACAACCTGAATGCATCCAATGTCGCGGAGGGGAGGGGCACACTGAGCTGGATTCATTTGGATGAGAGCGAGCGGGACGACCTCGCGGCTTTCCTATCTGCAACCCCTCCTCAACATCAGGATAAAGTTGTTACAATCCCGTCTGCTGGCGATATTCAGGTGGGCAGCAACCCCACAAGGGTGAGGAAAAATATCTCAGCTGACAGCTCCAATGATTCATCTGGCTCTGCAGACTTGAGTTCAGCGAGAGCAAAAGAAGATGCACATCGTGGGCACAGGAGGTCAGTCAGTGCCAGTGCTGATATTGGATCGTCGCCTATGTCATTTCCAAATGAACGGGAGGGTGCTGCTGAACAATCATCTCTTGGCCCACACAGAGCACCTTTGCTGAATATTGTTAAAGCGTGCGGATTGCCAAGTGCCTTGAAACCTAAGCCTGCAATTAAGTACAAAAAAGGAGCTGTGAGGTGGGCACATGCAGACAAACAGGATCTTGAAGCGGCAATCCCTCTCACAAATCCTCAGTTGGGTCAG GGCTTAGATGGATACTCTGAAAGAAGCATCGGTTACTTAAATACTTGCGATGGGGTTACATACAATAAGAAACTCTATGGTTGGCTTGGAGCACTGCGTAAGAAACTTCAGAGATCACAATATCAAATTCGATATGGGCGGCCTGCTCAATTGATTCTGTTTGCACTTGCTGTTCTCATAATAT TTGTGTTTGTATTCAAGACAATATGGTGA
- the LOC123085017 gene encoding 54S ribosomal protein L51, mitochondrial has product MALRGVWQLQKLVVNYCDWGGSSRGIRAFMESHLPALKEKNPQLEVVTQLVRGQHPNLKGIYKNHNERVVCVRNLAPEDIMLQASRLRCSLGRKVVKLRTRHVTKRPSVQGTWTTELKM; this is encoded by the exons ATGGCGCTGAGGGGCGTTTGGCAGCTGCAGAAGCTTGTGGTGAACTACTGCGACTGGGGAGGGAGCAGCAGAGGAATCAG GGCTTTTATGGAGTCACATCTTCCAGCTTTGAAGGAAAAGAATCCCCAGTTAGAGGTAGTGACACAGCTTGTCCGTGGTCAGCATCCTAACTTGAAGGGCATTTACA AAAACCATAACGAGAGAGTGGTTTGTGTCAGAAATCTAGCACCCGAGGACATCATGTTGCAAGCTAGTAGGCTAAGGTGTTCTCTGGGCAGGAAAGTGGTGAAGCTGAGAACCAGACACGTTACGAAACGGCCAAGTGTCCAGGGGACATGGACGACGGAACTGAAGATGTGA